The Burkholderia pyrrocinia genome includes a region encoding these proteins:
- a CDS encoding type II toxin-antitoxin system MqsA family antitoxin — protein sequence MKCPACGAAKLVRDTRDIPYTYKGRSTVIRGITGDFCPACGESVLDLDEATRLGEAASEFNKQVNASLVDPKFILKVRKKLMLDQREAAELFGGGINAFSRYETGKTNPPLALVKLLKILDRHPYLLAEVRAA from the coding sequence ATGAAGTGCCCTGCATGCGGTGCTGCCAAGCTGGTCCGCGACACGCGCGACATCCCCTATACCTACAAGGGTCGATCGACGGTCATCCGCGGCATCACGGGCGATTTCTGTCCGGCCTGCGGAGAGTCCGTGCTGGATCTCGACGAAGCGACCCGGCTCGGCGAGGCGGCAAGCGAATTCAACAAACAGGTGAACGCGAGTCTTGTCGATCCGAAGTTCATTCTGAAGGTCCGCAAGAAGCTGATGCTGGATCAACGCGAGGCGGCCGAACTCTTCGGCGGCGGCATCAATGCGTTCTCTCGCTACGAGACCGGCAAGACGAACCCGCCGCTGGCCCTGGTGAAGCTGCTCAAGATACTCGACCGTCATCCGTATCTGCTGGCCGAAGTGCGGGCAGCGTAG